The Impatiens glandulifera chromosome 8, dImpGla2.1, whole genome shotgun sequence genome includes a window with the following:
- the LOC124913063 gene encoding uncharacterized protein LOC124913063: MRNAKIPARLQSPYMMKNKERNQHYFESAQIDYRDEIIMGFIFANEDDKNVRITMDNERSKKRKTLLSFFKHKENSSTSTVNEVNLQSYTSNTEEEQPVLNFPRVEIDLNNLERDPAIQIPIWQHPINQQDEIRRSYIKMGLYQPKLDEYPRTKFGSQTQYRRFQYSWFEKFPWVNDGVKCPLLIHVGGPTSSHSNSVKCVEDLMKVSGHIDNILNAQSLDEVQKNRLRLKTTIESIRWLSLQACAFRGHDESSSSKNRGNFIEMIKLMGRLNVNIGDIVLEKAPRNATYTSPTIQKEILHIFANKVRKKIREEIGDAKFCILVDEGS; this comes from the exons ATGCGGAATGCGAAAATTCCAGCACGCCTTCAATCTCCATATATGATGAAGAACAAGGAAAGAAATCAACATTACTTTGAGTCTGCCCAAATAGATTACCGAGATGAAATCATTATGGGGTTCATTTTTGCAAATGAAGATGATAAGAATGTGAG gATTACAATGGATAATGAAAGGagtaaaaaaagaaagacaTTATTGtcgtttttcaaacataaagaAAATTCATCTACATCTACGGTTAACGAGGTAAATCTTCAATCTTATACATCTAATACGGAAGAAGAAcaacctgttttaaattttcCAAGGGTTGAAATTGATCTTAATAATCTTGAACGAGATCCCGCAATTCAGATTCCTATATGGCAACATCCAATAAATCAACAAGATGAAATTAGGCGGTCTTATATTAAAATGGGTCTGTATCAACCTAAGTTAGATGAGTATCCAAGAACTAAGTTTGGATCACAAACTCAGTATCGTAGATTTCAATACTCGTGGTTTGAAAAGTTTCCTTG GGTTAACGATGGAGTTAAATGTCCACTTTTAATTCACGTGGGAGGTCCTACTTCCTCACATAGTAATTCAGTGAAATGTGTTGAAGATTTGATGAAAGTAAGTGGACATATTGACAACATATTGAATGCCCAAAGTTTAGATGAAGTTCAGAAAAATCGATTACGACTTAAGACGACAATTGAGAGTATTCGATGGCTTAGTTTACAAGCTTGTGCATTTAGAGGTCATGATgaatcttcatcttctaaaaATCGTGGTAATTTTATAGAGATGATAAAACTTATGGGTCGATTGAATGTTAATATTGGTGATATAGTATTAGAAAAAGCTCCAAGAAATGCAACATATACTTCACCAACTATTCAGAAAGaaattttgcatatttttgcaAATAAAGTAAGGAAAAAAATCCGTGAAGAAATTGGAGATGCGAAGTTctgtattttagttgatgaaggAAGCTAA